In Egibacteraceae bacterium, the following proteins share a genomic window:
- a CDS encoding RNA polymerase sigma factor SigF yields MSTYGREDTKRLFAELQRTGDQTYREHLARLHLPLVEYLAKRFKDRGEPLDDLVQVGSVGLLKAIDRFDLDRGVEFSTYATPTIVGELKRYFRDKGWAIRVPRRLQELSLRLNKVIAQLTQDLGRSPTIAEIAEMAGVDEDAVLEALESGQAYSTTSLDAPTGDDHDAPLRGDRIGEVDLRLENLEYFASLAPLIEELSERERTILYLRFFKGMTQSKIAEQIGISQMHVSRLLTRILEFLREGMEGDGEDDR; encoded by the coding sequence ATGAGCACGTACGGCAGAGAAGACACCAAGCGCCTCTTCGCTGAGCTCCAGCGCACGGGCGATCAGACCTATCGGGAGCACCTCGCACGCCTGCACCTGCCGCTGGTCGAATACCTCGCCAAGCGGTTCAAGGACCGCGGCGAGCCCCTCGACGACCTCGTCCAGGTCGGCAGCGTCGGGTTGCTGAAGGCCATCGACCGCTTCGACCTGGACCGCGGGGTCGAGTTCTCCACCTATGCCACCCCGACGATCGTCGGCGAGCTCAAGCGCTACTTCCGCGACAAGGGCTGGGCGATCCGGGTGCCGCGGCGGCTGCAGGAGCTGTCCCTGCGCCTCAACAAGGTCATCGCGCAGCTCACCCAGGACCTCGGGCGCTCCCCCACGATCGCCGAGATCGCCGAGATGGCGGGGGTCGACGAGGACGCGGTGCTCGAGGCGCTGGAGAGCGGCCAGGCGTACTCGACCACGTCCCTCGACGCGCCGACGGGCGACGACCACGACGCTCCGCTGCGGGGCGACCGCATCGGCGAGGTGGACCTGCGCCTCGAGAACCTCGAGTACTTCGCGTCCCTGGCCCCCCTGATCGAGGAGCTGTCCGAGCGCGAGCGCACCATCCTGTACCTGCGCTTCTTCAAGGGGATGACGCAGTCGAAGATCGCCGAGCAGATCGGCATCAGCCAGATGCACGTCTCCCGCCTGCTGACCCGTATCCTCGAGTTCCTCCGCGAGGGTATGGAAGGCGACGGCGAAGACGATCGGTAG
- a CDS encoding DEAD/DEAH box helicase produces MSPDEALARFSAPTRAWFSSAFAAPTPAQVQAWEATRAGESVLVSAPTGSGKTLAAFLSALDGLFAAPSGSGAVPAARGTRVLYVSPLKALAYDVDRNLRAPLAGIRRAAEHLGWPVPPVDVGIRSGDTPADERRRLVRTPPDILITTPESLFLLLTSQARATLADVETVIVDEVHAVAGTKRGAHLALSLERLEGAAGRTLQRIGLSATQRPLEEVARFLGGGRIDADGAWRPRPVRIVDPGARKVLDVEIVVPVKDMSRLGEILEEPATGPAAAGESRRSIWPAAQPRILELILAHRSTIVFANSRRLAERLCTRLNELANAERAEDEPELVVARAHHGSIAREQRVDIESALKSGTLRCVVATSSLELGIDMGAVDLVVQVESPGSVSRGLQRIGRAGHHVGAPSVGKVFPTHRGDLVETAVVVRRMHDGDIEETRYPRNPLDVLAQQVVAMAAMDTWGVGALLGVVRGAASFADLSRGQLDGVLDMLSGRYPSADFAELRPRLNWDRGADRVTGRRGAQHLAVTSGGTIPDRGLYGVFIEGDGAGRGGRGEGGRAAAAGGRGSRRVGELDEEMVYETRPGETIVLGSTTWRITDITRDQVLVTPAPGEPGKLPFWHGDAPP; encoded by the coding sequence ATGTCGCCAGACGAGGCGCTCGCGCGGTTCTCGGCACCGACCCGGGCGTGGTTCTCCTCCGCGTTCGCCGCGCCCACGCCCGCACAGGTCCAGGCATGGGAGGCCACCCGGGCCGGTGAGAGCGTCCTGGTCAGCGCCCCGACGGGGTCGGGCAAGACGCTCGCGGCGTTCCTGTCGGCGTTGGACGGGCTGTTCGCCGCCCCGTCGGGGTCGGGTGCGGTGCCCGCGGCGCGGGGCACCCGCGTGCTGTACGTCTCGCCGTTGAAGGCCCTCGCCTACGACGTCGACCGCAACCTGCGGGCGCCCCTGGCCGGCATCCGCCGCGCCGCCGAGCACCTGGGCTGGCCCGTACCCCCGGTCGACGTCGGCATCCGCTCTGGTGACACGCCCGCCGACGAGCGCCGTCGCCTGGTCCGCACGCCGCCCGACATCCTCATCACGACCCCCGAGTCGCTGTTCCTCCTGCTCACCTCGCAGGCGCGGGCCACCCTCGCCGACGTCGAGACCGTGATCGTCGACGAGGTCCACGCCGTCGCGGGCACCAAGCGCGGCGCGCACCTGGCGCTGTCGCTTGAGCGACTCGAGGGGGCGGCCGGCCGGACGCTGCAGCGCATCGGGCTGTCGGCGACCCAGCGGCCGTTGGAGGAGGTCGCCCGGTTCCTCGGCGGTGGGCGCATCGACGCGGACGGCGCCTGGCGGCCCCGGCCGGTCCGTATCGTCGACCCGGGCGCCCGCAAGGTCCTGGACGTCGAGATCGTCGTCCCGGTCAAGGACATGAGCAGGCTCGGGGAGATCCTCGAGGAGCCCGCGACCGGCCCCGCCGCCGCGGGCGAGTCGCGGCGCTCGATCTGGCCGGCGGCCCAGCCGCGCATCCTCGAGCTGATCCTCGCCCACCGCTCCACGATCGTGTTCGCCAACTCCCGGCGCCTGGCCGAGCGCCTGTGCACCCGGCTGAACGAGCTCGCCAACGCCGAGCGGGCCGAGGACGAGCCGGAGCTCGTCGTGGCGCGCGCCCACCACGGGTCGATCGCGCGGGAGCAGCGCGTGGACATCGAGTCGGCGCTCAAGTCGGGGACGCTGCGCTGCGTGGTGGCGACCTCGTCGCTGGAGCTGGGCATCGACATGGGGGCGGTCGACCTGGTCGTGCAGGTCGAGTCGCCCGGCAGCGTGTCCCGAGGACTGCAGCGCATCGGGCGGGCCGGCCACCACGTCGGCGCGCCGAGCGTCGGCAAGGTATTCCCGACGCACCGCGGCGACCTGGTCGAGACCGCGGTGGTCGTGCGGCGCATGCACGACGGCGACATCGAGGAGACCCGCTACCCCCGCAACCCCCTGGACGTGCTCGCCCAGCAGGTCGTGGCCATGGCGGCCATGGACACCTGGGGGGTCGGTGCGCTGCTGGGGGTCGTCCGCGGCGCCGCGAGCTTCGCCGACCTGTCGCGCGGCCAGCTCGACGGCGTCTTGGACATGCTCTCCGGGCGCTACCCCTCCGCCGACTTCGCCGAGCTGCGCCCGCGCCTGAACTGGGACCGCGGCGCCGACCGCGTCACCGGCCGCCGGGGCGCCCAGCACCTGGCGGTGACCTCGGGGGGCACCATCCCCGACCGGGGTCTCTACGGGGTGTTCATCGAGGGGGATGGCGCGGGCCGCGGCGGCCGGGGTGAGGGTGGCCGCGCAGCGGCCGCCGGGGGGCGGGGATCACGACGGGTCGGCGAGCTCGACGAGGAGATGGTCTACGAGACCCGGCCCGGCGAGACCATCGTCCTCGGCTCGACGACCTGGCGCATCACCGACATCACCCGCGACCAGGTCCTGGTCACGCCCGCTCCCGGGGAGCCGGGCAAACTGCCCTTCTGGCACGGCGACGCGCCCCCCC
- a CDS encoding sulfite oxidase, translated as MGDSANTPEHPGELVTREELALAARNHGMPLELLRHPVTPIGAHYLLTHFDVPFIDPVSWRLTVGGQVARPLVLDLDDVRDRPAVTRRVTLECAGNGRARLTPRRLSQPWLWEAVGTGEWTGTPLRGVLAEAGLDDAALEVVFTGADRGVQDGIAHAYERSLRTDDALADEVLLVYALNGQPLPPQHGAPLRLLVPGWYGMASVKWLERITAVDAPFEGYQQAHAYRYRSDADPRGVPLSRIAPRALMVPPGVPEFWSRRRLLPAGTHVLEGRAWSGWGPITSVTVSADGGRSWRSAAVEERPGPAAWHRWTASWEAGEPGDYELCCRAEDAAGNIQPLQPPWNPDGYAVNDVHRVAVSVTPTP; from the coding sequence GTGGGCGACAGCGCGAACACCCCGGAGCACCCCGGCGAGCTCGTCACCCGGGAGGAGCTGGCGCTCGCGGCCCGCAACCATGGCATGCCGCTGGAGCTGCTGCGTCACCCCGTGACACCCATCGGGGCCCACTACCTGCTGACCCACTTCGACGTCCCGTTCATCGACCCCGTGTCATGGCGCCTCACGGTCGGCGGGCAGGTCGCCCGGCCGCTGGTACTGGACCTCGACGACGTGCGCGACCGCCCCGCCGTCACCCGCCGGGTGACCCTCGAGTGCGCCGGCAACGGCCGTGCGCGCCTGACCCCTCGGCGCCTGAGCCAGCCCTGGCTCTGGGAGGCTGTCGGCACCGGCGAGTGGACCGGTACCCCGCTGCGTGGGGTGCTTGCCGAGGCCGGTCTGGACGACGCCGCGCTGGAGGTGGTGTTCACCGGTGCGGACCGCGGCGTCCAGGACGGCATCGCGCACGCCTACGAGCGCAGTCTGCGGACCGACGACGCCCTGGCCGACGAGGTGCTGCTCGTCTACGCCCTGAACGGTCAGCCGCTGCCTCCCCAGCACGGGGCACCGCTGCGTCTGCTGGTCCCCGGGTGGTACGGCATGGCCAGCGTGAAGTGGCTGGAGCGCATCACCGCGGTGGACGCCCCCTTCGAGGGCTACCAGCAGGCGCACGCCTACCGCTACCGCTCGGATGCGGACCCGCGCGGCGTCCCGCTGTCGCGGATCGCACCCCGGGCGCTGATGGTGCCCCCGGGGGTGCCCGAGTTCTGGTCGCGCCGGCGTTTGCTCCCGGCCGGCACCCACGTCCTCGAGGGGCGAGCGTGGTCGGGGTGGGGCCCGATCACGTCGGTGACGGTCAGCGCCGACGGTGGGCGGTCGTGGCGCAGCGCCGCCGTGGAGGAGCGACCCGGGCCCGCCGCCTGGCACCGGTGGACGGCCAGCTGGGAGGCCGGCGAGCCCGGCGACTACGAGCTGTGCTGCCGCGCCGAGGACGCCGCGGGCAACATCCAGCCCCTGCAACCGCCCTGGAATCCTGACGGGTACGCCGTCAACGATGTGCACCGGGTGGCTGTGAGCGTCACCCCAACGCCCTGA